The DNA sequence GCGCGTGATGCTAACGATCACTGGCGTGAACACCACAGTGGCGATCGGACTGCTATCGGCCATCGGCGACATCGCGCGGTTTCCGAATCCGGAGAAGTTGGTGAGCTACTTCGGTCTCAATCCATCAGTCTATCAATCCGGTCCGGCACCGGCCAGGCATGGTCACATCACCAAGCGCGGGCGCTCTTATGCTCGGGCGATGCTGGTCGAAGCCGCTTGGGGTGCAACGCAAGCGCCCGGGCCGCTGCGCGCCTTCTTCCTGCGCGTGCGCGATCGCCGCGGCCAGCAAATTGCCGCCGTCGCGACTGCTCGCAAACTCGCAGTAATCGTATGGTATGTGCTGACACGCGGTGAACCGTTCGCGTGGGATCGCCCGGCGTTGACTGCGCACAAACTGCGTGCGCTGGAACTGCAGGCTGGAATGCCGGCGCAGCATGGCCCGCGCAAAGGTTCGGCTGCGGCCTACAGTCTGAAGAGTGTGCGTCAGCAAGAGCGAGCCGTGGCCGAGCAGTCTGAGCGAACCTATCAGAGACTGTTTAACCGGTGGAAACAGTCGCGCCCCAAATCAGACAGCGCGCCGATACGGTGGCCGCAGGCGCGAACATAGCGAACGAGCGAAGCGCGGTGCGGGACTTGTGCATTTCATCCGTTGTGTAGACAACTCGTCGAATCTCCGGCGGAAACACGAAGAACGGTATGACGTGCTCCCATGCACGCTGCCACGACTGCACGATGGTCGGGTACTTCGCGCCCCAAGGGCCGTCAGCGAAGTCTTGCAGTGCCTGCCTTGCCGCCTCCTCGCTGGCGGCCGCGTAGATCGGGCGCAGCGCTGCGGCGAGCGCCTTACGGTCCTTGTAGCTGGCGTACTCGAGACTGTTGCGGATCAGATGCACGATGCAGGTCTGAACGGTCGTGCGGGGATAGGCTGCGCTGATGGCCTCGGCCCGCCCCTTCAGGCCATCGACGACGGCGATCAGGATGTCCTGACAGCCACGCGTCTTGAGTTCGTTGAACACCTTGAGCCAGAACTTGGCGCCCTCGGTCTGCTCGATCCAGAGGCCCAGCACGTCGCGCTGGCCGTCGGCCTGAATGCCCAAGGCCAGATAGACGGCCTTGTTGCTGACCACGCCGTCGTCGCGGATCTTGACGCGCAGCGCATCGAAGAACACCACTGGATACATCGTTTCGAGCCGGCGGCTTTGCCAGCTCAGCGCCTCGGCCATCACCTCGTCGGTGACCGAACTGATGAAGTCGGGAGACACCTCGGTGCCGTAGCTCTCAGCCAGAAAGGCCTGAATCTCGCGCACGCTCATGCCGCGGGCGTACATCGCGATGATGCGTTCGTCGAAGCCGGTGAAGCGGCGCTCGTGCTTGGGAATCAGGATCGGCTCGAAGCTGCCGTCGCGATCGCGGGGGACTTCGACCCGAACCGGGCCACGATCGGTGATGACCGTCTTGCCGCTGGCGCCGTTGCGCTCGTTGGCCTGACCGGGCGGCTTGGACTGGCCTGGTCGGTAGCCCAAATGCAGATTCATCTCGGCGCCCATCGCGCGCTCGATGACTGCCTTGTTGAACGCCAGCATCAGGTCCTGAACCTCGGCCGGCGTCATCGGCCCCTTGACCAACTGGTCCAGCAGTTCCTTGGGCAGTTCAGGCAGCGGCCCGCGGGCCGCTGCCTGACGCGCTACAGTTTGCCTTTTCTTCTTCATTGGCATATCCATGACTTTTACACCTCATGATATGCCTCGCCCACGAAATCGCGGATAGGTCCCCATGGAGAGGTGTCTGATGCCGAAGCAACGTCGTTCGTTTTCCCCCGAGTTCAAACAGCAAGCAGCCAATCAGTTGACCACTACAGATCGGGTCCTTGCTGACGAACCGGCCGCTGTTGGGATCATAGTACCTGTGCCGGTTATAGTGCAGCCAGTTTCGGTACCGTGCCGAATTCGCAGACGTGTGACATCATCCGTTTGACCAGTCGATGTAGGCGTCGTTGTCGTAGTAGTAGACGAAGGCGCTTACCAAGTCCGACACAGTCGCGCCTTGCCGCTGTGCTCTAGCATTTTCGACGACGCTTTTGATCACTTGAATTCCAAGTGCGTAGTGCAATCCGTGATCGACGGCGAATCTCGGCCTGTCGGGATCTGGCTCATTGTCGAAATCGTCTGGATTGAGCACTGCGCAAGGCGTGCCTTCATTCCAGTCGACTCCGTGTGGCATGTATAGCGCGAAGTCCCAAGGTTGCCTGTCGATGCCGTCAAGCACGTCTCGAAGGGTCGTGATCTTGTTCATTAGCGAGCGCGTCCGCCTCCCCAATTTTGTTTGCCACCTTGGCCGCCCGGATGCAGCACAGCTTGAACAGGGCCAGGCGCCTGATGCTGAGACATCGGGACCAACTGCAGAACCCCCTTACGGCACGGATGATGATGCCACGAGAACCCGGGCGGGGCACTTGATTTGTATCCGCCTCGTGGGCCAGCCGCAACGTGATCCGAAACCCCGGAATAATGTTGATCCATCATTTGCTTGAACTGTGGATCGCTTTGCATTGCTGCATCGAACTGTCGATTTGCTTCCCTGAAATGCGATGGGTCGCTACCCACCTCCTGACCAGGAGCAAGCTGAACCTCATGAAGCACTGAATATTGGCTACTGCTTAAAGGGCGGTTTGAACTATCGCATCCAGACAGCTCACGCGCTAGACCGAGTGCATCTGTCCACAAGATCGGGTTGGGCGCGTACTGATAGATGTTCGGGCCGCCTTGCAAACCAATCGGATCTTTGCTAACGAACCGGCCAGAATGAGGATCATAGTACCGATACCGGTTGTAATGCAGCCCCGTCTCATCATCCCCCCACTGCCCCTGAAACCGCAGCGCATTCTTCGCCACGATCCCCGTCGCCTTCGACGCGCGCGCGATCACCTCCCGCGCTTCACCCCACGCCTTGTACGACGCTTCCCACACAACGTCACCGTCGTCATCGGTCAGCAACTGCGGCGTCCCGATCTGGTCGCAGTGGTAGTAAAACACTGCCGCGTCGCCCCGCCGCTCCGGCATTTTCTGTAGCGGATCCTCCTCCGGCACATAGCGATCGGTGCTCTTCCACTGCGGCGTCGCAATGCCCTCCACCGGCTCCGCAACATACTGCGCCAGCGGCACGAACGTCCGCGGCTCGTACAGATAGTGCGTACCGCGCTCGCCGTCGCTCTCGTACGCCAGCGTGTCACCATCCCAACCGAACACCGTCCGCTCGCCGTTCACCTCCTTCGCAATACGCCGGCCGAACGCGTCATAGAAATACCGCGCCTCGCTCTGCCGAGACGTCTCCGCAACACGCGCGGACAGCAAGCGATTGAACTCATCCCACTCGTATTGCTGCTCGCCCACCGGCGTCCGCTTGCGCACCAAATTCCCGCGCGCGTCGTACTCGAAGTGCATCCCCGCATACGCCTTCAGCAGGTTGCCCAGCACCTTCGGCACCTCGACCGGCAACGTGCTTTCCGGCCGCACCGGGCTCGGACGCGATGCCGGCGTCTCGGCAGTCCGCACCGGATCGATGATGTTGCTCGCCGGATCGAACGCGAAGCGCTCCTTCGCCACCGGACTGATCGCCTCGACCAACCGTCCGACCGGATCGTACCGATAGTCGGTCCCGCCCTTGCGGCTGTCCTCGATTCGCGACAGTTGTCCCACCGCGTCATAGCGATACCGCCGCTCGACCAGTGGCGCGGGCGCCGTCGACCGTTGAATCGTCTGCTGCAGCACGCGCCCCGCCGGATCGTAGTGCGTGCGCTGCCCCACCTTGCTCGACAGCACGCGCACCGTCTCGCGATGCAGATCGTCGCGCTCGAACTGCACGCGCTCCTCGCCATCGAGCAACATCCCGTGCACATGCCCCGAGCCGTACATCAGCCAGTCCACGACATGCCCGTCCGGCCGCACGCTCCGACGCCGGTTGCCGAGTTCGTCGTAGTCGTGATGCCACACGTAGCTGCGCTGTTCGCCGAACAGGTCGTATGCATGATGCTCGCGCACCAGATTGCCGACCGGATCGAAGAAGAACTGCACGCGGCTGTATCGATTCACCGCGTCGATCAACCGGCCGCTGCGGTCATACGCAAACCGCTCTTCGCTGCCCCCCGCGACGCGCTTCAGCAGACGGCCGTTCACATCGACGTCGACGGACGTCACGCAGCCCGCTTCGTCCATCGATACGAGGCTGCCGCTGTCCGGATCGTATTGATAGCGCGTCGACTTGCCGTCGAACGCGACTTCCTCGATCAACCTCCCCGCCGGATCGTAGTGGAACTGGTACGTCGCAAAGTTCGCATCGGTGAGCGCCGTCAAACGTCCCAGGCGGTCGTAGCGGTAAGCGATCGTCTGCCCGAGCGCATCCGCGCGGCTCGCGATGCGGCCCACCGCGTCGTAGCCATAGCGCGTCGACCGATTGAGCTGATCGGTATGCGCGAGCAATCGGCCTTCGGCGTCGTACTGCACGTGCTCGACACCGGCCGGTGAGCGAATCTCGCTCAATTGGCCGCTCGCGCCGTATGCATAAGCGATCACGCCGCCGGATGCGTCCTTCGTCTCGATCACGCGGCCGATATCGTCGTACCGCCACTCCGTCTTCTTGCCGGAGCAATCCGTGTAGCTCGTGACCTGCCCGGCATCGTTGTACTCGAGCGCCTTCGAGCCGCCCTTCGCATCGGTGATCTGCGTCGGCAACCCCTTGTCGTTGTACGCGTACTTCGTCGAGCGCTCGAGCGGATCGATCTCTTCGACGAGATTGCCCGCATCGTCGTACTTGCGTTGCCACACGTGCCCGTTCGGATCGACGAGCCGGATCATCTGGTCCTTGTCGTCGTAGGCCATTTCGACGACGCTGCCGTCCGCGCGTTCGTGCTCGACGAGATTGCCTCGCGCGTCATACTCGCGCCGCTCGATGCTGCCGTCCTGACGGATATGCAGCACCAGATTGTGATGCGCGTCACGCCGGAACCACTCCTGGTTGCCGTCCGGATAGACGATCCGGTACACGTAGCCATGAATGTTGAAGTAGTAGCGCGTCATCTGACCGAGCGCGTCGGTCACGTAGGTGAGGCGGATATTCGGGTT is a window from the Burkholderia vietnamiensis LMG 10929 genome containing:
- a CDS encoding DUF7716 domain-containing protein, giving the protein MNKITTLRDVLDGIDRQPWDFALYMPHGVDWNEGTPCAVLNPDDFDNEPDPDRPRFAVDHGLHYALGIQVIKSVVENARAQRQGATVSDLVSAFVYYYDNDAYIDWSNG
- a CDS encoding RHS repeat-associated core domain-containing protein encodes the protein MAQQLPPGAEKEEAVTWLSDVSAKDVAAVGNRFDAWLRRISGNHITFEDVKTFAGAVPIVGNIMAMVDALGDIAEIVEKRGGQVLDYMSLAINLLGIIPIPPTLAPFRMSARPLLALVRHELLATRSNLGAAIISVLVTHVNATCATEIEDFLNKLKAGLVELLDGCASKSEELMLALATGMDRALHGQLLDANANLKRQQQLATKMADDRPWYSPSRVGDGIQFAYEGTKALGKQVVNKTAGTMAKLAPDAWLEPFRGAVTFLRTEAPKIATSIRSLAGSEEGKMMWLVLQLIEAVGRVKARAKLHAQTADVKAAGTSQAKKTRGQEGLEKTSGQAPAEGPGKSACKACGIGASPASIDFAFGDETFSHVDFDLPGALPLVWERTYRSRLSAYDDGELGARWITPYTTRIDIADGQWIYRDAEGRSIEYPALAAGAVHDDLSENLTLSRLDDTWVTIAYGHDALHAYERRGDAFRLAMQKDRAGNTITLDYDALDRLARLIDASGNVLAFEHDRHGRIVRIEHVLKDGARRTLASYEYDTAGDLVRAVDRHGNARTYRYHRHLVTRYTDRTGRGMTLEWDGAEADDNANAKCIREYADDGSLDLRLAWNPNIRLTYVTDALGQMTRYYFNIHGYVYRIVYPDGNQEWFRRDAHHNLVLHIRQDGSIERREYDARGNLVEHERADGSVVEMAYDDKDQMIRLVDPNGHVWQRKYDDAGNLVEEIDPLERSTKYAYNDKGLPTQITDAKGGSKALEYNDAGQVTSYTDCSGKKTEWRYDDIGRVIETKDASGGVIAYAYGASGQLSEIRSPAGVEHVQYDAEGRLLAHTDQLNRSTRYGYDAVGRIASRADALGQTIAYRYDRLGRLTALTDANFATYQFHYDPAGRLIEEVAFDGKSTRYQYDPDSGSLVSMDEAGCVTSVDVDVNGRLLKRVAGGSEERFAYDRSGRLIDAVNRYSRVQFFFDPVGNLVREHHAYDLFGEQRSYVWHHDYDELGNRRRSVRPDGHVVDWLMYGSGHVHGMLLDGEERVQFERDDLHRETVRVLSSKVGQRTHYDPAGRVLQQTIQRSTAPAPLVERRYRYDAVGQLSRIEDSRKGGTDYRYDPVGRLVEAISPVAKERFAFDPASNIIDPVRTAETPASRPSPVRPESTLPVEVPKVLGNLLKAYAGMHFEYDARGNLVRKRTPVGEQQYEWDEFNRLLSARVAETSRQSEARYFYDAFGRRIAKEVNGERTVFGWDGDTLAYESDGERGTHYLYEPRTFVPLAQYVAEPVEGIATPQWKSTDRYVPEEDPLQKMPERRGDAAVFYYHCDQIGTPQLLTDDDGDVVWEASYKAWGEAREVIARASKATGIVAKNALRFQGQWGDDETGLHYNRYRYYDPHSGRFVSKDPIGLQGGPNIYQYAPNPILWTDALGLARELSGCDSSNRPLSSSQYSVLHEVQLAPGQEVGSDPSHFREANRQFDAAMQSDPQFKQMMDQHYSGVSDHVAAGPRGGYKSSAPPGFSWHHHPCRKGVLQLVPMSQHQAPGPVQAVLHPGGQGGKQNWGGGRAR